One window of the Eucalyptus grandis isolate ANBG69807.140 chromosome 6, ASM1654582v1, whole genome shotgun sequence genome contains the following:
- the LOC104447796 gene encoding protein PHLOEM PROTEIN 2-LIKE A10, translating into MDLEFVKRCLNLSPRRRKLLILVALCGVSGYGAYRVYQMPSVARKRKRVMKLLGAVVSMAEMVSESADTVGVVSRDLRQFLQSDSDQMPNSLRQIAKIAKSDEFCEGVSKVTEALTVGMLRGYKGNSGNGEGSEGNPDFTDRVMDRLFSTAGSGFASVIIGSFARNLVMGFYAASSTDCSENGDGSSNESRWVNVVCNDKCKELMANCIQKFVSTAVEVYLDKTMHINMYDELFSGLTNPSYEDKVRDILVTVCNGAVETLVKTSHQVLTSTNSSSPSGASVGQQREWPNMTADKVFDKEVISKLQAERMSPNGIQSNEWFSKASSTLAVPSNRKFVLDVTGRVTLETIRSVLAFLLWRLLDGVRYGVDIVREKFVDRGLQVIRFFGTKSYAIVTVCIALYLHIYGGTRVLVPA; encoded by the coding sequence ATGGATCTGGAGTTTGTCAAGAGGTGCTTGAATTTGTCTCCCAGGAGGAGGAAGCTGTTGATTCTGGTGGCGTTATGTGGGGTGTCTGGCTACGGTGCGTATAGGGTGTATCAGATGCCCTCGGTGGctaggaagaggaagagagtgaTGAAGCTGTTGGGCGCGGTAGTCTCGATGGCCGAGATGGTCTCGGAGTCGGCGGATACTGTTGGTGTTGTCTCGAGGGACCTGAGGCAGTTCCTGCAGTCCGATTCCGACCAGATGCCCAATAGCTTGaggcaaattgccaagatcgcCAAATCGGACGAGTTCTGTGAGGGCGTGAGTAAGGTCACGGAGGCCTTGACTGTTGGGATGTTGCGGGGGTATAAGGGCAACTCGGGGAATGGAGAGGGCTCGGAAGGGAATCCGGATTTTACTGACAGGGTTATGGATAGGTTATTCTCAACCGCGGGGTCTGGTTTTGCTTCGGTCATTATCGGAAGTTTTGCTAGGAACTTGGTTATGGGGTTTTATGCAGCTAGCTCTACGGATTGTAGTGAAAATGGAGATGGTTCGTCGAACGAATCGAGATGGGTGAATGTTGTCTGCAATGACAAGTGCAAGGAGCTCATGGCTAATTGCATCCAAAAGTTTGTTAGCACGGCAGTCGAGGTGTATCTTGACAAGACGATGCATATCAACATGTATGATGAGCTCTTCTCTGGGTTGACAAACCCGAGTTATGAGGATAAAGTGAGGGATATTCTGGTTACGGTTTGTAACGGTGCTGTTGAAACATTGGTAAAAACATCCCATCAAGTATTGACAAGCACAAACTCGTCTTCACCATCTGGTGCTTCGGTTGGTCAACAAAGAGAATGGCCTAACATGACAGCTGATAAGGTCTTTGATAAAGAAGTTATTTCAAAGCTCCAGGCGGAGAGAATGTCCCCTAATGGAATTCAAAGTAATGAATGGTTCTCCAAAGCTTCGTCCACATTGGCTGTGCCCAGTAATAGGAAGTTTGTGCTTGATGTGACAGGTAGAGTGACTCTTGAAACAATAAGGTCTGTCCTGGCCTTTCTGTTATGGAGGCTGTTAGATGGTGTTAGATATGGCGTTGATATAGTTCGCGAGAAGTTTGTTGACCGGGGACTCCAGGTCATTAGATTCTTCGGAacaaagtcatatgccattgtTACTGTATGTATCGCTTTGTATTTGCACATTTACGGTGGTACTAGGGTTCTTGTACCTGCTTAG